One genomic window of Pagrus major chromosome 22, Pma_NU_1.0 includes the following:
- the cipcb gene encoding CLOCK-interacting pacemaker, with translation MSTKRKAESHSRTANRPRIMKSGGSRADSERDSGFSDASSEHMSTMDTTDSEDSPRLAVKQGKKTSGSGPQPSQLAVVGGSYSNLSPMIIMNNVLLKQPGDNPPALKPWGFSPTVEVVQPVVQQPQVVFLQPVVSRQASPASKEASSRHRRPKNYLPILKSYPKIAPHPGDSSSSSGRGTGSSSSSSSSSSGSERGSSSTSNHREHCQREKQQRSLCVSASSSGSTTPSLPASPSPMSPLLQSRLSLHTTEASASSSPARERPSSTVRQSKCTTSLSSTHTTGSKNETLPVVPWGGTQESSSAGEQNSSDGDSDIKRKRFCNTYNILSKSGLLDIALRTKELHRQNRRTQSDLDQLKEHTDLFLQAVFSGDTSICVKLQAKLQEEDKEKDRERAAQTSLKAD, from the exons ATGAGTACCAAGAGGAAGGCAGAGAGTCACTCGAGGACAGCGAACAGACCTCGCATCATGAAGTCTGGAGGATCCCGGGCTGATTCAGAGAGAGACTCTGGATTCTCAG ATGCTAGCTCAGAGCATATGAGCACAATGGACACAACAGACTCTGAGGATTCACCCCGCCTTGCGGTAAAGCAGGGAAAGAAGACCTCTGGCTCTGGTCCCCAGCCCTCTCAGCTGGCTGTGGTTGGAGGCTCCTACTCCAACCTCTCTCCCATGATCATCATGAACAACGTCCTCCTGAAGCAG CCTGGAGATAATCCTCCTGCCCTGAAGCCCTGGGGGTTTAGTCCCACAGTGGAGGTGGTTCAGCCTGTGGTCCAGCAGCCTCAGGTGGTCTTCCTCCAGCCTGTGGTCTCTCGTCAAGCTTCTCCTGCTTCAAAAGAGGCCTCCTCTAGACACCGACGCCCTAAGAATTATCTACCAATCCTGAAATCCTACCCCAAGATTGCTCCACATCCTGGAGACAGCTCCAGTTCCTCAGGGAGAGGAACtggttcttcttcttcctcctcctcctcctcctcagggtcagagagaggcagcagctCGACCTCCAACCACCGGGAacactgtcagagagagaagcagcagagaagtctgtgtgtcagtgccAGTAGCTCTGGCTCAACCACTCCCAGTCTTCCTGCTAGCCCCAGCCCCATGTCTCCTCTGCTCCAGAGCCGACTTTCTCTCCACACAACAGAAGCCAGTGCTAGCAGTAGTCCTGCCAGGGAGAGGCCTTCATCAACTGTCAGGCAATCAAAGTGTACCACCTCCCTGTCGTCTACTCACACGACCGGCTCCAAAAATGAAACGCTCCCCGTTGTTCCCTGGGGGGGTACCCaagagagcagctcagcaggAGAACAAAACAGCAGCGACGGCGACAGTGATATAAAGAGGAAGCGCTTCTGCAACACTTACAACATCCTGAGCAAATCTGGCCTGCTAGACATCGCACTCCGGACAAAGGAGCTCCACCGGCAGAACCGACGCACACAGAGCGACCTGGACCAGCTAAAAGAACACACAGACCTCTTCCTTCAGGCTGTGTTTAGCGGCGATACCAGCATCTGTGTGAAGCTGCAGGCCAAGCTTcaggaggaagacaaagagaaagatagagagagagctGCTCAGACGAGTTTAAAGGCAGATTAG